The following proteins are encoded in a genomic region of Leptospira fainei serovar Hurstbridge str. BUT 6:
- a CDS encoding tellurite resistance TerB family protein: MERVSSLASKVLPGHEFYEKFQKGLDPESEIFQLKMNYAKVLVSLWSYACHADGNFHKREGNLVGQMVKAMFDKDCIFDSHQDSKDEIVEELSEIFESPLPIKMIKDFSEGNPVLAANFYEDAVCIIATDGSFTDREKEFLNDLAKELEISQMDKKNIDNKYSDTSDKD, translated from the coding sequence ATGGAGAGGGTTTCATCCTTAGCGAGTAAGGTTCTGCCTGGCCACGAATTTTATGAAAAATTCCAGAAAGGCCTGGACCCAGAGTCGGAAATTTTCCAATTAAAGATGAATTATGCCAAGGTGTTGGTCAGCCTCTGGTCCTATGCTTGTCACGCCGACGGAAACTTTCATAAGAGAGAAGGAAATTTAGTCGGCCAAATGGTCAAAGCGATGTTTGATAAAGATTGCATCTTCGACTCGCATCAAGATAGTAAAGACGAAATCGTAGAAGAACTATCCGAAATTTTTGAATCGCCTCTCCCGATAAAAATGATTAAGGATTTTTCAGAAGGAAACCCCGTCCTGGCGGCTAACTTTTACGAGGATGCTGTTTGCATTATCGCGACCGACGGATCCTTCACGGATAGGGAAAAAGAATTCTTAAACGATCTCGCTAAAGAATTAGAGATATCGCAGATGGATAAAAAAAATATCGATAATAAATACTCGGATACGAGCGATAAAGACTAA